TGGCTTTGTCCATGAATGCGCAAACCCTTAAGCACACCAGCTGAATGAAATCAAGTGCACCTAATCTCAATTGGGAAATTGGACCAATGGAAATTATGTTCAGTGGCTTGCAGATGTACCTAATTAACCAGCCAGATTAGAAGGGTCTAGGATTCCTTTGTAAGGCGCAGCAAAAAAGACAATCAGATACAATATCAGGGATCTTCTGGTAAGGCTTCTGGCTACCATTAGTTCTGAATAGAGAGGATTTGACGAGAAAAATGGCTGTGGTGCCTCGGTAGTGGAAACAACTGGACACAGTGCCATGCCAGCGGCCACCCATAATGCCTCGGAAGTGGCCACCCACAATGCTTCATCAAGCGTAACGACTGGCCTAAATACCTTAGCTGAAGCAACTGGCCACAATGCTTCATCAAGCGCCATGACTGGCCCAAATGCCTTAGGTGAAGCAGCTGGCCATAGTGCCTCGGCAGCGGAAGCAACTGGCCACAGTGCTGCGCAAGCTGCCACCCAGAATGCCTCTGGAAGTGTGGCAACCGGCCCAAATACCTTAGGTGAAGCAACTGGCCACAATGCTTCATCAAGCGTCACGACTGGCCTAAATACCTTAGCTGAAGCAACTGGCCACAATGCTTCATCAAGTGCCACGACTGGCCCAAATGCCTTAGGTGAAGCAACTGGCCATGGTGCCTCGGTAATGGAAGCAACTGGACACAGTGCCATGCCAGCGGCCACCCATAATGCCTCGGAAGCGGCCACCCACAATGCTTCATCAAGCTTAACGACTGGCCTAAATACCTTAGCTGAAGCAACTGGCCAAAATGCTTCATCAAGCGCCACGACTGGCCCAAATACCTTAGGTGGAGTAACCGGATCCCGTGCCTCAGAAGCAGTCACCCACAATGCCTCAGCAAGTGTCACAACTGGCCCAAATACCTTAGCTGAAGCAACTGGCCACAATGCCTCAGCAAGTGTCACAACTGGCCCAAATACCTTAGCTGAAGCAACTGGCCACAATGCCTCAGCAAGTGTCACAACTGGCCCAAATACCTTAGCTGAAGCAACTGGCCACAATGCTTCATCAAGCGTCACGACTGGCCTAAATACCTTAGCTGAAGCAACTGGCCACAATGCTTCATCAAGTGCCACGACT
The nucleotide sequence above comes from Oncorhynchus kisutch isolate 150728-3 unplaced genomic scaffold, Okis_V2 scaffold1136, whole genome shotgun sequence. Encoded proteins:
- the LOC116364971 gene encoding uncharacterized protein LOC116364971 isoform X3 — translated: MPAATHNASEVATHNASSSVTTGLNTLAEATGHNASSSAMTGPNALGEAAGHSASAAEATGHSAAQAATQNASGSVATGPNTLGEATGHNASSSVTTGLNTLAEATGHNASSSATTGPNALGEATGHGASVMEATGHSAMPAATHNASEAATHNASSSLTTGLNTLAEATGQNASSSATTGPNTLGGVTGSRASEAVTHNASASVTTGPNTLAEATGHNASASVTTGPNTLAEATGHNASASVTTGPNTLAEATGHNASSSVTTGLNTLAEATGHNASSSATTGPNALGEATGHGASVMEATGHSAMPAATHNASEAATHNASSSVTTGLNTLAEATGQNASSSATTGPNTLGGATGSRASEAVTHNASASVTTGPNTLGEATGHGASVMEATGHSAMPAATHNASSSVTTGLNTLGDISDPSASAEAATHNTSESATTGPNALREEAGHSASAAEATGHSAMQAATHNASSSVTTGPNTLGEETGHGTSSSRYLIKSGSNSSAEATGALASAEATGALASAEATGLEQESQLLKQHGF
- the LOC116364971 gene encoding uncharacterized protein LOC116364971 isoform X1 gives rise to the protein MPAATHNASEVATHNASSSVTTGLNTLAEATGHNASSSAMTGPNALGEAAGHSASAAEATGHSAAQAATQNASGSVATGPNTLGEATGHNASSSVTTGLNTLAEATGHNASSSATTGPNALGEATGHGASVMEATGHSAMPAATHNASEAATHNASSSLTTGLNTLAEATGQNASSSATTGPNTLGGVTGSRASEAVTHNASASVTTGPNTLAEATGHNASASVTTGPNTLAEATGHNASASVTTGPNTLAEATGHNASSSVTTGLNTLAEATGHNASSSATTGPNALGEATGHGASVMEATGHSAMPAATHNASEAATHNASSSVTTGLNTLAEATGQNASSSATTGPNTLGGATGSRASEAVTHNASASVTTGPNTLGEATGHGASVMEATGHSAMPAATHNASSSVTTGLNTLGDISDPSASAEAATHNTSESATTGPNALREEAGHSASAAEATGHSAMQAATHNASSSVTTGPNTLGEETGHGTSSSRYLIKSGSNSSAEATGALASAEATGALASAEATGALASAEATGALASAEATGALASAEATGLEQESQLLKQHGF